caagatatgatgtttcttagatctgtgttgcaacaggaatatagCAAAAAGCTCGAATAAAGAATATtgcagaaatattctttagaggtctcgtgctatatcaaaaatatttaactcttcactccaaaatatatctttacatatattaaaagagtttttattcaaatattattaatattcaaggttggaatattaatatccagttctgcaactcatttatgaatacttacagtaattttctcccgttttgtaaaaatcagcatttctcggagaaaatatttcaaaaatactcaaacacattttctatcatccaaatatattttatatattaggaaatatattttaagtatttatacaagtcaaaactttggtcaaaagatccatctcctttatttcaagaccaacgatatttttattcggaaAAAAGGTTGACATAAcagttttatttttatataaaatacttccacatgctataATGAcatgaaatttggtatggatcatttaaatggtattttctaagtatgatAAAATTTTCatagcattcagagaatttttgtccgggcacaaaaatcgaggcagttggtcccacagttgaccatgtttgacctagttaccattgactaaagttgaccaaaactttcaggacatcattttatattatttaggtaattatcatattttttatgatatttatttaagaggtTTTGGGGTGATCATAATTAATGGTGCATAAttcttaattaaagtaattaaagaatgattaaaagaaaaggaaaatatatatatatatatatatttaatatatatatatatatatatatatcagctgagatttgaatggatattagcttgtgcttcctttccacttgcaaagaaacacaacctacttgacatgtcatcaatccatgtgatacagtccatccaccattcattcattctcaaatctcaaccattcaatccacctaactcctcctataaataaacccccaccccaacccattttcaaaaatctaaagagccacaaagttgctgggatttttttcaagaagtgcttctcttcatctctttcaaattttatacacacacttcttctcaaaaaccttttctatattctatatacttacatatatacaaggtttttgaaacccaagcttagcttcacccaaccaagctttatcccaccaagtgagctcatccactaccactttccggcctcctgaagggctgcccaagtttgaccaaagtgccaaaatccggccgaacctccggcgaatttttccggcgaacttttccgaccgtttttcaaaagtggttagttttagcttcttatttgagttctttatATTTAAGCcttgtacttaacttctctacttcaccttaagctctaatacaagttcttttataaaggaagttctcgggGAGAACTTAGGTTCGAACTTgaaattcgaataagtacttgatcttcataAAAATCATTCCAACAAGATCTAAAAAGAAtagtactttatctccaaggggagattatatttgacacaagtacgagttagccaagtatttcttgcactttaattggatcttggctaacactcattcgtgctcataaaataattacgaagtttaagtgtaattccttctagcatctttagtgctctctgggggattattacttgtctcatataaatatttcgtaatttgtcaaatcttaaaacggatcgtacgagttagacaattacttaacgctctttaattggatcttgtctaactaataacgtacGTATAAAATATTccgaagtaaaagtgtaatcccttctaacatctttagtgttccaggggattatagcttgtttcatataaactacttcgtaatcatccgttatttaaagacgaatcaaatccatgagttagccaattattttcacgctctttaattggatcttggctaacacatatcgtgtatataaagaattacgagacatatcgtagaagccccttctaacatctttcagtgttccgtggggttattattcgatatatataaactactcgtaattattcgtctaaACTTAAAAAGCACGATCTTACGCCAATTACTTGCATTTCTATTATTTAGATCCTGGCTAAGAATCATAAAACTTATACAggtgcttgaagttaaaagtatactttgaccacataagtgtcaaaacagaagtatactaaaatccttaagcctacgagcgTAAATGATAAGTTACAATTtcgagattgtaactaaagtattcttcgatttataaatacgtaatcgaaagaagaagaatactaaagaagtcataagccataaatGCTTAACATAAAcagggacttctcatattactccacaactttattaaatctataaaggagtaattataaatatacttgaccaacttgtattattcttaagtcaagtattgttatttagttttaatattcttatttgaatattatactaattgtgggctagtacagtaacatactagttcaaaccatcttttctttacttggtttgtttcgtggattgtcttgttagttttgtagtgaggtgaagtgacgtgaggtgattctcgttctaatacccaagtcctagacgtactaacggggagttagtagtcttcgcacactgaagaagaggaaagacccaagaccggatcactaagatccaagaccgacaaaagctaaggaagccaagtccacacaaaggctctacaacaactttgaagaaatagcggggagttattgtataagataagttgtgtaggtattacatttattttgaggtggtgacccttgtgttacgcaccaagacaaatacttgtaaagggtgtaaaggcttctccgcctactaaaggagcgagtttataataagggaaaatcccgagtccgagagaggagctcggggactggcgtaggggtgagcgaatctattaaaggttgcgccatcgcgaaccaggataaaatcaccgtgtggtattttctttccttgcactttatcttccgcacatataaactgcataaccacgCGGTAAAGTTTtgaaaagggataaaatatttttaaaacgccacaacaatttttaaattggtaattaagctattcaaccccccttctagcttaaaatagccctcttacgggaccttacaataTTCGATGCACTTCTCCTAGCAGGTTTTTTATCTTCAATTTTTTGATTTTATATCTTCATTCGATCATCCCGTCGATTACTtctatttttaatttgatttgattgtgaagTTATATGCAAGTACTCACTTTGTAATATCCGGTAATTATCTTTTATTACTTATGTTCATCATATTATTAGCTGAAAACACTATAATTCCTGTTAAATTGTATGTGTTTTACCATCAGATTCAAATATTGTTTTCACCTTTTAGTTCAACTCTGTGGAGTACTAGGCCCGGAAACTATGTAACCATCATTCGCCTTTCCTTTTGAATTAAACTATGTTTTGTTGACTATATTCAAATAAAttagacatgcatatatatatatatatatatatttgcaaTTATTTCGGTACTTATTATTAATTGTAGCAATGTAATATAATGAAACACAGATAAAAGGAacccgtgacaacccggatccccgaccccgaatttgggggtgttacaagaattttaagatatctcaaaggaacaccaaaacttggcatttggtatcctggaaattctggttttgatcttactggttattcagatgcagattatgcaggttgtacaattgatagaaaaagtactacaggAACGTGTCAATTtataggaaataagctagtatcctggttcagtaaaaagcaaaattcagtctccacttctacagctgaggctgaatatattgctgctggtagttgttgtgcacagattttgtggatgaaaaatcaactattggactatggtctacaagtgaataggattcctattttttgtgataacacaagtgcctTTGCATTTACTAAAAATCTAGTGCatcattcaaggaccaagcacattgacatcaagtaccacttaattagagaacatgtcatgaatggtactatggaacttcactttgttccaagtgagaagcaacttgcagacatctttaccaagccacttgataaaTCCACCTTTAccaggttggtaagtgagttaggtatgcttaattactcttaactTGTTTTCatgtctaagcaatttgaaatgcagccagaataAAATTTGACATTTCTTGTCAAAATTGaaaaatttggctaagtcaaaatttacatcccgacggatgttcattatcctttgaaagtgaatatccgttgaattttatCCTTCGAGAGAGAACCCTCTTGCATGGAGATATGTGGATAACCCTTTGATTTTATTATAGAATCACATCACAAATTGTAAAATTTTTGATGCAAAATTCGATGCAAATGtagaataataaatatattttaatattataaaaagtTCAACacttaaatttgaaaaaaaatgcATTTGATTTTACTGTGGACAACTGTGATTCCACTACAAAACCACTGTGAACTATTTCAttaattttcagtgattttttaaataaaaatttgtaCACCTTTTTTTTTTGATTTGATAATTAAAGTTTGTAAGTATttatgatgaaaaatgaaataaatatgTGTATTTATACTTTTGAACAATGGTTCCTTATGGACCTCTATGTAAGTGAATCCTCCGTGGATCGCCACCCATAATTATTAAATGAGATACAAGATACCAGATATGTACTCATATGATTAAATTTTGGATATGGACTATAACTAAGTGTTACTAAGATTACCTCACATAAATTATAACATATAGACATTTATGGGTATTTTGGCAAGTTAactaaaattttctttttttatattaaaatagtATATTTCAAAGTTGATAGTTCCGGAGTGAAAATTTTTGAAGTCCGTCAGTCCAAGATGAATCGACCTAAATGTAAGGTCAGAGACATTTCTTAAATTCTCAACAAAATTTTTCTTTGGATGCGAGATAATTTTTTCCCAAAAAAGCAAACTCCCTGTTAATGATAAACAAAGATTTGAATCGGAAAAAGGTGATAATATTTTCTTCATTGTTCATATCTTATGATTTATGATTTTTAAGCGACAGTACTGTTTTTGATCACTTGACAATATTAAGTCATTATAATTGTAAAGGCcaaattatttatattaattatgtgcctaaaatttcttttctttttttgtaatttaatttaatttaaaaagtTTGTTTTGATGATACTTGACCATCGTTGAAATCATTATTATCTTACAGATTTTACTATAATTTTTCTTATTCACGTATATAAGATAGTTTATTTTTGTTGACTATATTCAAATAAAttagacatgcatatatatatatatttgcaaTTATTTcggtatttattattaattgtaGCATTGTaatataatgaataataaattatCTTACATGTTGATGATTACTCCCTCTGTCTCATTCATTTCTATACACTTTCCTTTTTTTGGATGTTccattcaattctatacatttcaaacttaccaaaaatagtaaaaattttataatataaaattcaACTACACCCACTACTTTATCCCACTACACTGactttattcattaaatattgaATGGTCCCACAACTTTAACCAACTTTATATTTTTTCTTACTAAATTACACTTTTTTTCTCTCTTATCCCACTATCTTAACAAAAGTAACATTATTTTATTATGAATCTTGTCCTCCGTGCCCAAACCATTTGTATACAAATGGCTGGGACGAAGGGAGTAGTAGTTTTGTGATAGACttcaaatttgacaatatgaAACGTGTGATCTATATAGATTTCTTTTAAATAGAACTATATTAACCATGTTTTGTAAATAATCGACTCAGAACTTTTTCGCGTTTATGGAGCTACTTAGTTACTAAGTACTCGAtgttaaaaatcatttaaaaatgagtATGTATAAATCAGTTGATTAATCTAATTTCGTagatataattaaataaaatctatatttaatttttataacAATGTTTTATTGTATAATTTTTTGAATATAAATTAAGAAACTTAATATGAATAACATTGAGGTAAGTTTTTGtagaaaattcaaattttattgttatatttatttaaattaaaaagaTGAAAATATAAAATTTGCGTAGCATGAGCACATTGTTCCGGACTGGAAAGGAAGTAGGGTCTAAAAGTTATTTCGTTCGACTTTGGGGTAATGGATCACGATCGTGGCGAAAACATCAATTTCTATCATTTATCCGCTAATTACTATCAAGTTATTAGTAGTATTCTTTCTACTGAATAAAATAtaagattttttttatttcttaCTTCATTTTTTATAATTACGAAAATAACTAAACCTGTGTGCGTAGTACGGGCATATTGCTAGTTGGATTCAATATTCGTTATTCCGAGATTTTCTTATATTTTATACTTATTTGTAAAGTTATAAgtaatatttttcaaaaaaataatgTAATTGAAAAAACTCAAATAATATATTAAACCAAACTTCCAAATTTAAAATCCGACGGACTAAACAAACTATTCAATATATGATTCGCAACAATAGTTTTAACGATCAAAGTTGTTAAAAATCATTGTTTGATTTTAATTACCATCGCATTTCTTCCCATTTGAACATAAAAAATTAACGAAACTACGCCATATAATAAAAATCTTAATATTCGGAATCTTGCGATCGAAGCCCAATAGAGTAATTAAGTTCTACTGGTCTAAAATATAGACATGTAAACGttattttatcaatatatgtGAGTTTGGTTCTTAATAGGCCAGGCCCATACAAATAGGGCCCAAGATAGTATTTTAATAAAACCGCCAAGGTAACAGAGTTTCGCAAAATAAAACAACAGTTTGTATTCCTACCGCATGGGCTTATTCATAATAATAGGGAGCCGATACGTAAGTTAAAAAATGTGACATGAACAATGAGTTCAGCTCAAACCCAGAAAGAACGGAACAGTAGTAGAATTTAGCCAATCCCCACCTTGTATAAAACTGCCAACAGTAAATTGGCTAGCCTCTGTTCTGTTTGTGATGACTCTGTAACCAGGCCATGTCACCCTACTACTTGTATTCGAGCCCGGACCGCGGTTCGAATACTCCCCGTAGTAGAGAGTAGACAACGCAAATTCCCCATCCCATTCTAACCACCCCGCAGCTTCAACTAAATCACCGATATAAGATTGAAGAATGACCGTTCTTGAATATAATTTCCACGGACGTCCAATGTACGATTTGAACGAAGACTGCACGGGTATTAAATCAACAGCTGCAGCGAGCTTTGAGTTGATGATCGAAATGCCAGTGTTCTGGTTAGGATCTTCCCTTCCTTGTGCAGTGAAAATGTTTTTCTGCTTCTCATTTGGTTTACGAGCATAGAGAGCGCAGTTCTGGAACACCACAGCAGCGTTGCCAAATATGAAATCCACAGTGCCATACACATCACATTCACGATAAAATTGTCGAAGAGAATGCACGTAGAGAGTGTCTTGGTATCCCACGAAACTGCATTTGTAAAACGCTGAAAGATCTGAACCACTTCGAAGTGCTACTGCTTGGTGTTTGCTTGGTCCAGCATAGTTTTCGAATGTAATTCCTTTGGCTATGAATCCGTTTCCCACTACGGCTGCACGTTAGTTGAAACAAATTAAACAAGTTTGTTAGAATATTCACATGGGTCCATCAGTAAGATTTTAACCACATAGTTTAAACTTTCAAACGAATCAAACAGTGGTacaaataaaaacaaaaactCTGCCATCTTTGTGGAAAGGAACCAAGGTAGAGATACAAAACACTAGTACCAAAATTCACAAAATTATTGTACACGTTCATATATGCACTGTGTAGTCGCTCGAATACAAAAGTTACATATGTTTACACACAAAATCTGAGACAAAATAAGTTTGTGCCACCAGCCCACCATCTTTAATTTGCACAAATTACATTCATCCCACACTGATTTATCGGGAATCAAGAACTCATATTTTTAAAAAGAACGTGTGTATTAACATATATACACGCTAATAATCTGTTAGCCATGTTATTAATACTCTTTATTTTACCCTTCCGTGTCGGGCAATTGACACTCATATATGAATATTTGGAGTTGTACAGAAAAAAATATgtatttttttctaaatattgTCATATCGGATACTTACACACGTATTCATGTCAAATACCTTTACCCTAATCCGAATAAAATAGTCTATTAGTAGTTTGTAAGTTGTGACCGGTTTATATAGAGCCTTGATATGACATCGAAAAGTTCAAACGATTATCTACATATTGGATTAAATTAATAGCTAATTTTCTGCAAAACTACCACTGTACAAGTAAAAAAAAAAGGAAGGACAAGTAATAATCATGAAGCGAAAGTAATGGTAGTCATGAAGCGAGTGGTTTGGTGTGATTTCCAATTATGAAGATTTGTTAGCGGAGGCCGGAGAAGCAGGACCATGCAAGCATGCTTACAATAATATGTATCTCGATAACATCAATATCATCATCACCGTCGTCTCTACGTACTATTATTCCACCCTTCAACACGTTCATTCTACTTGAATAAAAGCTTAAACATCAACATCAGTTTCACAAGTGCACCATATAATCCAGTATAACTTTTCAAACGCTTATGCAACTTTAGCTGTTATGCATTATCAAAAGTAGAAACATTTCAAACCAGTAGTTTAACTATACTAAAAGGTAATTAAATGGTTTAGCCCAAAAGTTGTACCTCAACAAATTATTTTGCAATGTTAACCATTCAACCGATATAACCACGTGTGTTAGTATTTAAATTTGTGTAATAAGCTTTTGTGATCTTATAATAAGTCTATAAATGCTTATGTACAGTAATGGTGAGTAGATGGTATTAGAGGAGGAGTAAATAACTCACCAACTGTAGCAGATCGGAAAGTGGTCCAGCCATCAACAACACTCCTGTTACCCTTCACAAGTGTGTTTCCAATCCCATCTCCAACTAACATCAACATGGTCTTCTTACTCTCCACCTCAACATACTCGTAATAAGCCCCTGCTTTTACATATATTACGAATCTTTTCTTACTACGATCCGGGGCTGCTGCCACAGCCGCCCCTATCGTAGTAAAATTCCCACTCCCATCCTTGGCCACCACTAGATCATAATTTACCTCTCCGGTCGCCTCCACTACCGCCTTATCTTCTCTCGAAATCCATGACGGATGCCCGCCCTCAACTCTCCCGTACTCCGGAAACACTTCATT
The sequence above is drawn from the Apium graveolens cultivar Ventura chromosome 2, ASM990537v1, whole genome shotgun sequence genome and encodes:
- the LOC141708612 gene encoding pectinesterase, with amino-acid sequence MALHLTAIAAFLLTFTSLNIIVSPKSIKIASSACDGTLYPQLCVSTLSTFPNLRKKTLPQIISAAVNVTVVQVKATASNSSGIRRKIPHLDARDKRALQDCVELLGHTVTELNTAVSDLSSNNHYYDLQTLLSGAMTNQYTCLDGFAYSDSNVRSYIEESITDISRHVSNSLALVTKIKQAASRNEVFPEYGRVEGGHPSWISREDKAVVEATGEVNYDLVVAKDGSGNFTTIGAAVAAAPDRSKKRFVIYVKAGAYYEYVEVESKKTMLMLVGDGIGNTLVKGNRSVVDGWTTFRSATVAVVGNGFIAKGITFENYAGPSKHQAVALRSGSDLSAFYKCSFVGYQDTLYVHSLRQFYRECDVYGTVDFIFGNAAVVFQNCALYARKPNEKQKNIFTAQGREDPNQNTGISIINSKLAAAVDLIPVQSSFKSYIGRPWKLYSRTVILQSYIGDLVEAAGWLEWDGEFALSTLYYGEYSNRGPGSNTSSRVTWPGYRVITNRTEASQFTVGSFIQGGDWLNSTTVPFFLGLS